Proteins co-encoded in one Halococcoides cellulosivorans genomic window:
- a CDS encoding DUF7504 family protein has product MSSATKKSSPHRPILYADPPGQADDESTASDAVGCPHFARSGPFDHVLFVVPVHAFDRARQTWQWLRDADDAPESGAAVVLSPSHATSPDEVAGLDQICIDPHDLTGISIVLSKFLDEYADSSDRLAMAFLGLEHALSYHDPDLVYRFLDSIIATATQRGADVHAHMDPDALDDRPRKLLSSLFVPAGRSGSASSGPETASRSTGAASSTPTDDRTAAPLETGNIPFDPETLQHTVSMSAEEIDAFLDSQGHGVISFDGTPPYAIPMSFGYDTEDRVAYLHLSEWDGSEKARRFEDSDRVSLVVSSFETPSEWASVIVDGTLTMADDAIDFDQLLRVYNKADVATIDVFDRPIDEIDIRWFVLEPIEMVGRQSTNRTESE; this is encoded by the coding sequence ATGTCATCAGCAACCAAGAAATCGTCGCCCCACCGGCCGATCCTCTACGCAGATCCACCAGGACAGGCCGATGACGAGTCGACGGCATCGGATGCGGTCGGCTGTCCACATTTCGCCCGGAGTGGGCCGTTCGATCACGTCCTCTTCGTGGTCCCCGTCCACGCGTTCGATCGGGCCCGTCAGACCTGGCAGTGGCTTCGAGACGCGGACGACGCCCCCGAATCGGGGGCTGCAGTCGTGCTCTCCCCGAGTCACGCGACGAGTCCGGACGAGGTGGCTGGACTCGATCAGATCTGCATCGATCCGCACGATCTCACGGGCATCTCGATCGTTCTCTCGAAGTTTCTCGACGAGTACGCCGATTCGTCCGACCGTCTCGCGATGGCGTTTCTCGGCCTCGAACACGCCCTGAGCTATCACGATCCCGATCTCGTCTATCGATTTCTCGATTCGATCATCGCGACGGCGACCCAGCGCGGTGCCGACGTCCACGCCCACATGGATCCGGACGCCCTCGACGACCGACCCCGGAAACTGCTGTCGTCGCTGTTCGTGCCCGCGGGGCGATCCGGGTCGGCGTCGAGCGGTCCGGAGACCGCGAGTAGATCGACCGGGGCAGCGTCGTCAACCCCGACCGACGATCGGACCGCGGCGCCCCTCGAAACCGGGAACATTCCGTTCGATCCGGAGACACTCCAGCACACGGTCAGCATGAGTGCCGAGGAGATCGACGCGTTCCTCGACAGTCAGGGCCACGGTGTCATCAGCTTCGATGGGACGCCGCCGTATGCGATTCCGATGTCGTTCGGGTACGATACCGAAGACCGGGTCGCGTATCTCCACCTCTCCGAGTGGGACGGCAGCGAGAAGGCTCGCCGATTCGAGGACTCCGATCGCGTGTCGCTGGTGGTATCGAGCTTCGAGACGCCGAGCGAGTGGGCCAGCGTCATCGTCGACGGCACGCTCACGATGGCGGACGACGCGATCGATTTCGATCAGTTGCTCCGCGTGTACAACAAAGCCGACGTCGCGACGATCGACGTGTTCGATCGCCCGATCGACGAGATTGACATTCGGTGGTTCGTCCTCGAACCGATCGAGATGGTCGGGCGCCAGAGCACGAACCGGACCGAATCGGAGTGA
- a CDS encoding sugar phosphate nucleotidyltransferase, with amino-acid sequence MHAVVLAGGYATRLWPVTRNRPKMVLPVGNSAIIDRVLAALDADDRIESVFVSTNERFASDFRAHLAEAPFEKPRLSVEETTDETEKLGVVGALAQLVEREDIADEDLIVVAGDNLVDFDLSAFLDRFEATGDPTLAAYDIGSREDASAYGILEVEDGRVVDFAEKPDRPSSTLVSLACYAFPADGPTFGEYLAGDNNPDEPGWFIQWLVDRTTVRAVTVDGAWYDVGTPESYLDAVAWALDGDCLIDDAATVEDSTIGPNVHLMPGAEVIDSTVSNAVVFEDATIEACDVRESIVDRETHVANLDLAGALIGAHTEIKNGHSP; translated from the coding sequence ATGCACGCCGTCGTCCTCGCGGGCGGGTACGCCACACGACTCTGGCCAGTCACGCGCAACCGCCCCAAGATGGTGCTCCCGGTCGGCAATTCGGCCATCATCGATCGGGTGCTCGCCGCGCTCGACGCCGACGATCGTATCGAGTCGGTCTTCGTCAGCACGAACGAGCGGTTCGCGAGCGACTTCCGAGCGCACCTCGCGGAGGCCCCCTTCGAGAAGCCTCGGCTCTCGGTCGAGGAGACGACCGACGAAACGGAGAAACTCGGCGTCGTCGGCGCGCTCGCTCAACTCGTCGAGCGCGAAGACATCGCGGACGAGGATCTGATCGTCGTCGCCGGCGACAACCTCGTCGACTTCGATCTGAGTGCCTTCCTCGACCGGTTCGAGGCGACCGGCGATCCGACGCTCGCGGCCTACGACATCGGATCGCGCGAAGACGCCTCGGCGTACGGCATCCTGGAGGTCGAGGACGGCCGTGTCGTCGACTTCGCGGAGAAACCCGATCGCCCGTCGAGCACGCTCGTCTCGCTCGCCTGCTATGCCTTTCCCGCCGACGGGCCGACCTTTGGCGAGTATCTCGCGGGCGACAACAACCCCGACGAACCGGGCTGGTTCATCCAGTGGCTCGTCGATCGGACGACCGTCCGTGCGGTCACCGTCGACGGCGCGTGGTACGACGTCGGCACGCCCGAGAGCTATCTCGACGCGGTCGCGTGGGCGCTCGACGGCGACTGCCTGATCGACGACGCTGCGACCGTCGAGGACAGTACGATCGGCCCGAACGTCCACCTCATGCCCGGAGCGGAGGTGATCGACTCGACGGTGTCGAACGCGGTCGTCTTCGAGGACGCGACGATCGAGGCCTGTGACGTCCGCGAGTCGATCGTCGACCGCGAGACACACGTCGCGAATCTCGACCTCGCGGGCGCGCTCATCGGTGCGCACACCGAGATCAAAAACGGCCACTCACCGTAG
- a CDS encoding universal stress protein: protein MYDRILVPTDGSAEMETVIDHAVNLAQDHGATLHAVYIVDTATMGRMPVDSSWDSLAEMLREDGERALATVEDRAGDVPVERELREGAPSRAIVEYAEACDADVIVMGTHGRGGIDRLLLGSVAERVVRTATVPVLVVPVRTAVDETTERD, encoded by the coding sequence ATGTACGACCGGATTCTGGTCCCGACCGACGGCTCCGCAGAGATGGAGACGGTGATCGATCACGCGGTGAATCTGGCCCAGGACCACGGTGCGACACTGCACGCCGTCTACATCGTCGACACGGCGACGATGGGGCGGATGCCGGTCGACTCCTCGTGGGACTCCCTGGCCGAGATGCTCCGCGAGGACGGTGAACGCGCGCTGGCGACCGTCGAAGACCGCGCGGGCGACGTGCCCGTCGAGCGCGAGTTGCGCGAGGGCGCGCCGAGTCGAGCGATCGTCGAATACGCGGAGGCGTGCGACGCGGACGTGATCGTCATGGGGACGCACGGACGCGGTGGGATCGATCGGCTCCTCCTGGGATCGGTGGCCGAACGGGTCGTCCGGACCGCGACGGTGCCGGTGCTGGTCGTCCCGGTCCGGACCGCGGTCGACGAGACGACCGAGCGTGACTGA
- a CDS encoding amidohydrolase family protein, whose product MHLSGTLLVGPEFEPCEGRLHVADGTIESIERTTVNSDAIVMPAFVNAHTHLGDSIAKEAGEGLSLDELVAPPDGLKHRLLGQADDETLVAAMARSIQFMERAGTAATLEFREGGRDGVALLDRALAGQALRAVTFGRGDPSVLDVADGYGASGAADRDFTAERAAAADADAPFAIHAGEVDARDIDPALDLDPDLLVHMVHATEAHLDRVERESIPVAVCPRSNLATGVGRPPIAALHDRTTVALGTDNVMLSSPSMFREMAYAADLSGVPAAEILAMATHNGAQIAGLDGGTITEGAPARLIVLDGDSDNLAGVQDVRRAVVRRASVADVTDVLLPE is encoded by the coding sequence ATGCACCTCTCCGGGACGCTCCTCGTCGGGCCCGAGTTCGAGCCTTGCGAGGGCCGCCTCCACGTCGCGGACGGCACGATCGAATCGATCGAACGCACCACGGTAAACAGCGACGCGATCGTGATGCCCGCGTTCGTCAACGCTCACACCCACCTCGGGGATTCGATCGCCAAGGAGGCCGGCGAAGGCCTCTCGCTCGACGAACTCGTCGCACCGCCCGACGGGCTGAAACACCGCCTCTTGGGGCAGGCCGACGACGAGACGCTCGTCGCGGCGATGGCCCGATCGATCCAGTTCATGGAACGCGCGGGCACGGCGGCGACCCTGGAGTTCCGCGAGGGCGGTCGCGACGGCGTCGCCCTCCTCGATCGCGCCCTGGCGGGGCAAGCCCTCCGGGCGGTCACGTTCGGACGTGGCGATCCATCGGTCCTCGACGTCGCGGACGGCTACGGCGCGAGCGGGGCCGCCGATCGGGATTTCACCGCCGAACGTGCGGCGGCCGCCGACGCCGACGCGCCGTTCGCGATCCACGCCGGGGAGGTCGACGCCCGCGATATCGACCCCGCGCTGGATCTCGATCCCGATCTGCTCGTCCACATGGTCCACGCCACCGAGGCCCACCTCGACCGCGTCGAACGCGAATCGATCCCCGTGGCGGTCTGTCCCCGGTCGAATCTGGCGACCGGGGTGGGTCGCCCGCCGATCGCCGCACTCCACGACCGGACGACCGTCGCGCTCGGGACGGACAACGTCATGCTGTCGAGTCCGTCGATGTTCCGGGAGATGGCCTATGCCGCCGATCTCTCGGGGGTGCCTGCCGCGGAGATCCTCGCGATGGCGACCCACAACGGCGCGCAGATCGCTGGCCTCGACGGCGGGACGATCACCGAGGGCGCGCCCGCGCGATTGATCGTCCTCGACGGCGATTCGGACAACCTCGCGGGCGTCCAGGACGTGCGCCGCGCGGTCGTCCGCCGCGCGAGTGTGGCCGACGTGACCGACGTTCTCTTGCCCGAGTGA
- a CDS encoding glycoside hydrolase family 5 protein — protein MTHESRDTGRTGTSRRRFLKAAAGSGALIATAGAGALGGVNAADHGIPTPQLSVSGNTIVDPSGNTVKLRGVNMADSKRLDVTAPARGMTATQVVEMLTDESRDFYPRVIRIPVQPVDIGEHTPGSIDGAPEPVAFDEEQLRDYIDTHLRPVVDTVAANNVYCILDYHRHWKPLEWAEGQTGPINQDLHEEGLLFWDVVAEEFGDEDHVLFEVYNEPTEPALYGGQPSDTWVCDLWSLFKEQVQPWVDTIREHSGNHVIVGSPGWSQHIQGVLCEEFDGGNLSYTYHIYAGHAVSQNQGWALGEESAKGGGTYGVYEQVPMFVTEFGWQSDLTIQDHGYGAATYLKGTTEEFGKPFMEFLESSPAINWTAWCADPVWLPAMFDLGDWAGDGYVDSVGNPYEDEIPTECEELPCEWDLKPDQADMGQFIMSTLADKRDDMIPSGEIPDTTTTTPGGETPDWPAGATDPDGDGLYEDLSGDGDLNFPDVNHLFQNSDSSAAQANTQFYDFDGDGDLDSQDVLALFELV, from the coding sequence ATGACACACGAATCACGCGATACGGGCCGAACAGGAACTTCTCGCCGCCGATTCCTGAAAGCTGCGGCGGGGTCGGGGGCACTCATCGCGACGGCCGGGGCGGGGGCCCTGGGCGGGGTGAACGCCGCCGATCACGGCATTCCGACGCCACAGCTGTCGGTGAGTGGCAACACGATCGTCGATCCCTCGGGCAACACCGTCAAACTCCGTGGGGTCAACATGGCCGACTCCAAGCGGCTCGACGTCACCGCGCCCGCACGGGGGATGACCGCGACACAGGTCGTCGAGATGCTGACCGACGAATCGCGGGACTTCTACCCGCGGGTGATCCGGATTCCGGTCCAGCCGGTCGATATCGGTGAACACACGCCCGGATCGATCGACGGCGCACCCGAACCCGTCGCGTTCGACGAGGAGCAACTGCGGGACTACATCGACACGCACCTCCGGCCGGTCGTCGACACCGTCGCCGCGAACAACGTCTACTGCATCCTGGACTATCACCGCCACTGGAAGCCCCTGGAGTGGGCCGAGGGCCAGACCGGCCCGATCAATCAGGACCTCCACGAGGAGGGACTCCTGTTCTGGGACGTCGTTGCCGAGGAGTTCGGTGACGAGGACCACGTCCTCTTCGAGGTGTACAACGAACCGACCGAACCCGCGCTGTACGGCGGCCAGCCCAGCGACACGTGGGTCTGTGACCTCTGGAGCCTGTTCAAAGAGCAAGTCCAACCGTGGGTCGATACGATCCGCGAGCACTCGGGCAATCACGTCATCGTCGGGTCGCCCGGGTGGAGCCAGCACATCCAGGGCGTGCTCTGTGAGGAGTTCGACGGTGGGAACCTCTCCTATACCTACCACATCTACGCGGGCCACGCCGTCAGTCAGAATCAGGGCTGGGCGCTCGGCGAAGAGTCCGCGAAGGGCGGCGGGACCTACGGCGTCTACGAGCAGGTGCCGATGTTCGTCACCGAGTTCGGCTGGCAGAGTGATCTGACGATCCAAGACCACGGCTACGGGGCCGCGACCTACCTCAAGGGGACGACCGAGGAGTTCGGCAAGCCGTTCATGGAGTTTCTGGAGTCCAGCCCGGCGATCAACTGGACGGCGTGGTGTGCCGACCCGGTCTGGCTGCCCGCGATGTTCGACCTGGGCGACTGGGCCGGCGACGGCTACGTCGACTCGGTGGGCAACCCCTACGAGGACGAGATTCCGACCGAGTGCGAGGAGTTGCCCTGCGAGTGGGATCTCAAACCCGATCAGGCCGACATGGGCCAGTTCATCATGAGCACGCTCGCGGACAAGCGCGACGACATGATCCCCTCGGGCGAGATACCCGACACGACGACCACCACCCCGGGCGGCGAGACGCCCGACTGGCCCGCGGGCGCGACCGACCCCGACGGCGACGGCCTGTACGAAGACCTCTCGGGTGACGGCGACCTGAACTTCCCGGACGTGAACCATCTCTTCCAGAACTCCGATTCGAGTGCGGCACAGGCCAACACGCAGTTCTACGACTTCGATGGCGACGGCGACCTCGACTCCCAGGACGTGCTCGCGCTGTTCGAGTTGGTCTGA
- a CDS encoding DUF371 domain-containing protein: MVELQAHGHEHVSAAHESTFEVTSDDFLTPAGDCIVGIESDAVPSEFPPDFVAACQSADATITIELQADGHTDRVTARGDPDLTFENDRSLVVRTSDYVDDRTVAVEADAAAADLDRDLIDALADGADLDVEFAVED, from the coding sequence ATGGTCGAGTTGCAGGCCCACGGTCACGAGCACGTCAGCGCCGCCCACGAGAGCACCTTCGAGGTCACCAGCGACGACTTTCTGACGCCGGCGGGCGACTGCATCGTCGGCATCGAAAGCGATGCGGTGCCCAGCGAGTTCCCGCCCGACTTCGTTGCCGCCTGCCAGTCCGCCGACGCGACGATCACGATCGAACTGCAGGCCGACGGCCACACCGACCGCGTCACCGCCCGGGGCGACCCGGACCTGACCTTCGAGAACGATCGGAGCCTGGTCGTCCGGACCAGCGACTACGTCGACGATCGAACGGTGGCCGTGGAGGCCGACGCCGCCGCGGCGGATCTGGATCGGGACCTGATCGACGCGCTCGCCGACGGCGCGGACCTCGACGTCGAATTCGCGGTCGAGGACTGA